One Brassica napus cultivar Da-Ae chromosome C2, Da-Ae, whole genome shotgun sequence DNA window includes the following coding sequences:
- the LOC106444741 gene encoding probable prolyl 4-hydroxylase 7, whose amino-acid sequence MLLKKCIVSVVSLILQPAASIVAFAGFQLLGKLEKSMVADNDSGESVASEVRTSSGMFLSKRQDDIVATVEAKLAAWTFLPEENGQSMQILHYENGQKYEPHFDFFHDQVNQQLGGHRIATVLMYLSNVKKGGETVFPMWKIYKAQRNVVLCAAGILLYWCIHHICKYNKDLEHLEELEKRYKAE is encoded by the exons ATGCTTCTGAAGAAATGCATCGTGTCGGTCGTCTCGCTCATACTCCAGCCTGCCGCCTCCATCGTCGCCTTCGCAGGGTTTCAACTCCTCG GGAAGCTTGAGAAGTCAATGGTTGCTGATAATGATTCAGGGGAGAGCGTAGCGAGTGAAGTACGCACAAGTTCTGGAATGTTTCTTTCCAAAAGACAG GATGATATAGTTGCTACTGTCGAGGCAAAACTTGCTGCTTGGACTTTTCTTCCCGAGG AAAATGGACAATCCATGCAAATACTGCACTACGAGAATGGCCAAAAATATGAACCGCATTTTGACTTCTTTCACGACCAAGTAAACCAACAGCTTGGTGGTCATCGGATCGCCACTGTATTGATGTACTTGTCCAACGTCAAAAAGGGTGGAGAAACTGTGTTTCCCATGTGGAAG ATCTACAAGGCTCAGAGGAATGTGGTTCTGTGTGCGGCTGGGATCCTTCTCTACTG GTGTATTCATCACATCTGCAAGTACAACAAAGACCTTGAGCATTTGGAGGAACTAGAGAAGAGATACAAGGCAGAGTAG